One segment of Synchiropus splendidus isolate RoL2022-P1 chromosome 4, RoL_Sspl_1.0, whole genome shotgun sequence DNA contains the following:
- the LOC128757646 gene encoding tumor necrosis factor receptor superfamily member 6B-like has translation MSPSVLLLLVICLSAVQAEPSAPTRMYSVLDRNTNTLVECDFCPPGTFLVSSCTATQATRCSPCPAGSYVDFWNIEMSCLPCKTCDWTQYQTAECRADSNRQCQCKPGNYQLENMDTCLPHSTCPPGEGVLHQGTLVADTVCQPCPNGTFSDVYTEHEECFTHQLCESLVGFKSLLPGTTWHNSICVKCNSVGEAEEYFAQILPAFFAYHALSRDELANILYKISGKTLKATFHLSSSELEEEINTWLSTATTTQLEQLPLIVQNSGARTAGEKLQTLLKQIRQNLTSVCG, from the exons ATGTCGCCCTCggtcctgctgctcctggtcATCTGCCTCAGTGCAGTTCAGGCTGAACCGTCCGCACCGACCAGGATGTACAGTGTTTTGGACCGGAACACCAACACGCTAGTGGAATGTGACTTTTGTCCTCCAGGAACATTCCTGGTCTCCAGCTGCACAGCGACGCAGGCGACCAGGTGCTCTCCGTGTCCCGCAGGCTCCTACGTCGATTTTTGGAACATCGAGATGTCGTGTCTGCCCTGTAAAACCTGCGACTGGACCCAATACCAGACGGCCGAGTGCCGGGCCGACAGCAACCGTCAGTGCCAGTGTAAACCCGGAAACTACCAGTTGGAGAACATGGACACCTGCTTGCCGCACAGCACTTGCCCCCCCGGGGAGGGCGTCCTCCACCAAG GGACGCTGGTCGCTGACACTGTGTGCCAACCGTGTCCAAACGGAACATTCTCTGACGTTTATACCGAGCATGAAGAATGTTTCACACACCAGCTTTGCGAGTCATTAGTGGGGTTCAAGAGCCTCCTACCTGGGACCACCTGGCACAACAGCATCTGTGTGAAGTGCAACAGCGTTGGAG AAGCAGAGGAGTATTTTGCACAAATCCTGCCAGCGTTCTTCGCCTACCACGCTCTCTCTCGTGATGAGCTGGCCAACATCCTCTATAAAATTAGCGGCAAAACGCTAAAAGCCACATTTCATCTGTCAAGCTCAGAGCTGGAAGAGGAGATCAACACCTGGCTGTCCACTGCCACAACAacacagctggagcagctgccgCTGATCGTGCAGAATTCGGGAGCGAGAACCGCGGGGGAGAAACTTCAGACGCTGCTGAAGCAGATTAGACAAAATCTCACCAGTGTTTGTGGATGA
- the LOC128757402 gene encoding tumor necrosis factor receptor superfamily member 6B-like translates to MSPSVLLLLVICLSAVRAEPSAPTRTYSVLDRNTNTLLECDGCPPGTYLVSRCTATQATRCSPCPAGSFTELWNTIRECLRCHTCGCNQAVKAECRADSDRQCQCKPGHYQLENMDTCLPHSTCPPGEGVLHQGTLVADTVCQPCADGTFSDRNSAEQECVKHRRCESSAGHKRLLPGTTWHDSICVKCDGDRAQEAAEHLRGILPVFLTHHRIRRRLLRRIFHKIKNGQTENGSANLSRSGLQDKLNAWLSTATATQLEQLRAILLDAGTRTTGERLRTKLQNVERNLKSVCEQAASENEIKD, encoded by the exons ATGTCGCCCTCggtcctgctgctcctggtcATCTGCCTCAGTGCAGTTCGGGCTGAACCATCCGCACCGACCAGGACGTACAGTGTTTTGGACCGGAACACCAACACGCTCCTGGAATGCGACGGTTGTCCTCCAGGAACATACCTGGTCTCCAGGTGCACAGCGACGCAGGCGACCAGGTGCTCTCCGTGTCCCGCGGGATCCTTCACCGAGCTCTGGAACACCATCAGGGAGTGTCTGCGCTGTCACACCTGCGGGTGCAACCAGGCGGTGAAGGCCGAGTGCCGGGCCGACAGCGACCGTCAGTGCCAGTGTAAACCCGGACACTACCAGTTGGAGAACATGGACACCTGCTTGCCGCACAGCACTTGCCCCCCCGGGGAGGGCGTCCTCCACCAAG GGACGCTGGTCGCTGACACTGTGTGCCAACCGTGTGCAGACGGAACTTTCTCCGACCGAAACTCCGCGGAGCAAGAATGTGTGAAGCACCGCCGCTGTGAGTCATCAGCGGGACACAAGCGCCTCCTACCGGGGACCACTTGGCACGACAGCATCTGCGTCAAGTGCGACGGCGACCGAGCCCAAG AAGCAGCGGAGCATCTTCGAGGAATCCTGCCAGTGTTCCTCACCCACCACAGAATCCGCCGCCGTCTGCTGCGCCGCATtttccataaaataaaaaacggcCAGACAGAGAATGGCTCTGCCAATCTGTCGCGCTCAGGACTTCAAGACAAGCTCAACGCCTGGCTGTCCACTGccacagcaacacagctggagcagctgcggGCGATCCTGCTGGATGCCGGGACGAGAACCACGGGGGAGAGACTTCGGACCAAGCTGCAGAATGTCGAACGAAATCTCAAGAGTGTTTGTGAACAAGCTGCCTCCGAGAATGAGATCAAAGATTGA